The window ACGAAGGTCTTGATGAGCAGGGCGATGGCGAAGGCCACCAGGATGAGGATGGGGATTTCCTTGATGAAACCGCCGCTCTTGAGGGCGGCGTGCTTCGGCCCTCTCCGGGGCGGCGGGTTACTGGCCACGTCGTAGCGGTCTTCCTGGCTGCGCATTGACGGTTCGGGGAGACCTTAGATGCGCTTTTCTTTGACCTTGGCCGCTCGGCCCACCCGGGAGCGGAGGTAGTAGAGCTTGGCCCGCCGTACGTCGCCGTGCGTGACGATCTCCAGCTTGGCGATCATGGGCGAGTGCACGGGGAAGGTCCGCTCGACGCCGACGTTGTTGAACGAGATCTTGCGGGCGGTGAACGTCTCCCGGACCGAGGAGCCCTGCCGCCGGATGACGACGCCCTGGAAGACCTGGATGCGCTCCTTGCCGCCTTCGCTGACCCGTACGTGAACTTTGACCGTGTCGCCCGGGCGAAAGTCCGGGAGGTCCTCACGCAGCACCGGGCGCAGGAGCGCGTCGGTCTTATCCATTGCTCCTCCTTCGAAGCGGGGCACACCGTCCAGGGCCGCAGCGAGAGTGCTCGCCGGATCGGGAGGCCTTGAACTATCGCACTATCCAGGTACCGGAACCACGATGATAGCAGAGGGCGATCGGGCCCCGACTGAACTCCGCCTGAGCGCCAGCTGGGGTCACTCCCCCGGCGACTCGCCCTCCCAGGCCGCCAGCTGCGCCCGATCCGCCTCGGTGAGATCGGCGCCCGCGAGCAGCTCGGGGCGCAGCGCCAGCGTCCGCCGCAGGCGCTCCCGGCGCCGCCAATCCGCCACCCGGCCGTGGTCGCCGGACAGGAGGACCTCGGGCACCCGTGCTCCTGCCAGCTCGGCCGGCCGGGTGTACTGCGGGTACTCGAGCAGCCCGCCGGTGAAGGACTCCTCGGTGAGCGACTCCAGGTTCCCGAGCACCCCGGGCACCAGGCGGGCCACCGCTTCGACCACCAGGAGCGCCGGCACCTCGCCGCCCGCCAGGACCACGTCGGCCACCGACACGGACTCGGCGCCGGCGAGACCGGTGACCCGGTCGTCGATGCCCTCGTACCGCCCGCACACCAGGACCACCTGCGGTGCCCCGGCCAGCTCGCTGGCCAGCTGCTGGTCGAACCGGCGGCCGGCGGCGGCGAGCAGCACCACCCGGGCCCCCTCCCGGCGGACGGCGGCCACGGCCTCGAGGATGGGCCCGGCCGCCATGACCATGCCGGCGCCGCCCCCGAACGGTTCGTCGTCCACCTTGCGGTGCGGGCCGACGCCCCAGTCCCGCAGGTTGTGCACCCCGACCTCCACGATCCCGGCCTGGACCGCCTTGCCGAGCAGGCTGGCGCTCAGGAACGGCGCGAAGACCTCAGGGAAGATGGTGATGACGTCGAACCGCACCGGCGCCGCCACCTCAGGCCCGGGCCGGGAACAGCCCTTCGGGCGGGTCAAGCACCACCCGGCCACCGGCCAGATCAACCTGCCGGACGATCGCCGGCACCGCCGGCACGAGCACCGGGCCGGCCGGCGACTCCACCTCCCACAGATCCTGCGCCTCCCGGCCGAGCACCTGGGTCAGCACGCCGAGGTGCGCCCCCGTCCCGTCCACCACCTCGAGTCCGGCGAGCTCGGACTCCCAGTACTCGCCGTCCGGCAGGACGGGCAGGGCCTCGGGCGGGGCGAAGATGCGGTGGCCCCGCAGGGATTCCGCCTCCGTCCGGCCGGGTACCTCGTCGAAGCCCACGAGCAGGCGATCGATCTGGTGGGGGCGGCTGGAGACCACGGACATCGGGACGGCTCCCTCGGCTTCCCGGCCCACGAGCACCTCGGCGCCCGGGGCGAAGCGGTCCGGGTTGTCGGTGAGGGGACGAACCACCACCTCACCGCGGATGGCGTGCGCCTTCAGGATCTCGCCGACGAGGACGAGGCCGCCGTCAGTCGACGATTTCGACGAGGGCGTTGCGGTTCTCCTTGGCGGCCGCCGCCTTCACCACGGTGCGGATCGCCCGGGCCACCCGCCCGCTCCTTCCGATCACCCGGCCCACGTCGTCCGGGTGCAGGAAAAGGTCGTAGATGACGGTTCGCCCGGAATCTTCTTCCTCGACCCGCACGTCGTCGGGGTGCTCGACCAGCCAGGAGACGAGGTATTCGAGGGTGTCGCGTGAGCCCATAGATCGCCGCGGGAACCTGCGGGGCTACGCCTTGGCCTTGGGGATGACCCCGGCGACTTCGAGCAGTCGGGTGACCGACTCGGTGGGCTGGGCGCCCTTGGATATCCAATCGAGTGCCTTGGGGCCATCGATTTCTATCTCCGAGGGGTTGGGCCCGGGGTCATACCGACCGATATTCTCGATGAAACGACCGTCGCGCGGAGAACGGGCGTCAGCCACGACCACCCGGTAGGTGGGGGCGCCCTTCTTGCCGATGCGTCGCAACCGGATCTTCACCATGTCGTCGGCGAGTGTACCAGCAGAGGGGGGTCAGGATGGCGGAGCAGGGCAGATGTGGCGCACTCCGGACCGACCTCCGCACCCGACCGGGCGCACTCCGAGCCAGCGCCGCTGCCGGCGCGGCAGCCCTCCTGCTGGCCGCCTGCGGGTCGCCACGGCCCTCGCGGGCAGTAGGCCCCAGCGCGGCCGACCTGGCCCAGGCCCGGGTCGTGTCCATCATCGCCGCAGCCCCGGCCGCCACGCTGGCCCAGGGGACGGCGTCGGTGTCCCTGACCGCCACCCGGGACGCATCGGGCGACAACGTCACCATGGTGGGCGTGGACGATTTCGCCACCCACCGCCTCCAGGCGCAGCTCGCCATCCCGGGAGGAGGCACCATCGCCGGGGTCTTCGACAACGGCGTGGTCTACGAGAAGATCCCTGGCCTGGCCGCTCAGGACGGCGGCAAACCCTGGCTGAAGATCGACCTGCCGGGTCTGGAGCAGAACGGAGGCGCGCTTGGGGGCCTCGGCCAGATGCTGGAGCAGGAACTCAGCACCACCCAATCCAACCCGGACCGCCAGCTCGACCTGCTGAACGGCGTGAGCGGGACGGTCAGCACCGTGGGCGACGAGCCCATCGGTGGCGTACCAACCACGCACTACTGGTTCACCACCGACCTCAACAAGGTGATCGCCAGCCTGTCGGGCGACGCCCGGTCCGCCTTCCAGCAACTGGCCACTGCGCTGGGGACCGGGAGCCCGCTGGTGGACGTGTGGATCGACGGCCAGGGAGTGGTCCGGCAGTTGCACATCGCCGAGACCTATGACCCCAAAGCCGGCGCAGCGCCCTACGGCCTGCCGGCGAGCGCGCTCCCGAGGGCCGTGGGACTGACCATCACCTACTCGAACTTCGGAGCGCCGGCGGTCATCACCGACCCGCCGCCCGGCCAGACGGCCGACCTGAGCCAGCTCCTCCCCGGATCACCGAACGGCGGGACTCCAGCGGTCTAGAGCTGAGCGCACCCTAGAGCCCGAAGCCGGGCGGCAATCCGATGGCGCCGGGCCGGCCCTTCTTGCCCTTGCCCCGGGTGAAGCCCCGCATCATCTTGCGCACCTGCTCGAACTGCTTCAGCAGCTCGTTGACCTCCCGCACGTGGGTCCCCGAGCCCCGGGCGATGCGGGACCGGCGGCTGCCCGAAATGATGCGGGGGTCGGTGCGCTCCTTCGGCGTCATAGACCGGATGATGGCCTCGATGCGGCTCATGTCGGCGTCGCCGATCATGCCGTCCTTCAGCCGGCCAACCCCCGGGATCCCGGGCAGCATCTTGATGAGGCTGCCGATGCCGCCCATCTTGCGCACCTGCTGCATCTGGCTGAGGAAGTCCTCGAGCGTGAAGCTGGCCTCGAGGATCTTGCGGGCCTGGACCTCGGCGTCCTCCTTGGAGACCGCCGCCTCGGCCTTCTCGATCAGGGTGAGGACGTCGCCCATCCCGAGGATCCGCGAGGCGATCCGGTCGGGGTGGAAGGGCTCGAGGTCGCCCAGCTTCTCGCCGATGCCGGCGAACTTGATGGGCTTGCCGGTGACCGTCACCGCCGACAGGGCCGCACCGCCGCGGGCGTCGCCGTCCAGCTTGGTGAGGATGATCCCGGTCAGCGGGATGGTCTCGGCAAAGGCCTTGGCGGACACGAGGGCGTCCTGACCGGTCATGGCGTCGAGGACGAACAGGACCTCGTCGGGCTGGGCGACGGCGTGCACCCGGGCCACCTGGTCCATCATCTCGGGGTCGACGTGGAGCCGGCCGGCGGTGTCGAGGATCACCACGTCGGCGTCCCGCCGGCCCTCTTCGAGTGCCCGGCGCACCACGGCCACCGGATCGGTCTCGCCGGTCTCGGCGTGCACCGCCACCTTGGCCTGCTCGCCGAGCACCTGGAGCTGGCGGATGGCGGCGGGCCGCTGGAGGTCGGCAGCCACCAGCAGCGGCCGCTGCCCCTGGCGGCGCAGGAGGGCGCCCAGCTTGGCCGCGGTGGAGGTCTTGCCCGAGCCCTGCAGGCCGGCCAGGAGGATGACCGTCGGGGGCTTCGCCGCCCGCGCCAGCCCGGCGGTCTTGCCGCCCAGCATGGCGATCAGCTCTTCGTGGACGATCTTGACTACCTGCTGGCCCGGCGAGAGGGACTTGAGCACCTCCTCGCCCAAGGCCGCATCCTTGACCCGGTTGAGGAAGGCCCGGACCGCGGGCAGGGCAACGTCCGCCTCGAGCAGGGCCACCCGGATCTCCCGGAGGGCCTCGTCGATCTCCTTGTCGGTCAGCCGGCCCTTGGACCGGAGCTTCTTGAAGATGCTGTCGAGGCGGTCGCCGAGGGTGTCGAACACCGGCTCATTGTACGGGGAGCCCTCGCCGGTCCCGCGGGGCCCGTGGGGCCCCCTAAGGTCCTCTAGTCGGTACCGACGAGGGCGTCGACGAAGCTCGCTGCGTCGAAGAGTTCCAGGTCGGTCATCCCCTCGCCCACCCCCACGGCTTTCACCGGGATGCCCAGCTCCTCCTGCACCGCCACCACGATGCCACCCTTCGCCGAGCCGTCCAGCTTGGTCAGGACCACGCCGGTGACCGACACCGCCTCGCCGAACGTGCGGGCCTGGGCAATGCCGTTCTGGCCCACGGTGGCGTCGAGCACCAACAGCACCTCGGCGACCTGTGCCTTGCGCTCGGCGATGCGCCGCACCTTCTTGAGCTCCTCCATGAGCGGGGACTTGGTGTGCAGGCGGCCGGCGGTGTCCACCAGGACCACATCGATCGACCGGGCGATGGCGTACTCGACGGCGTCGAAGACCACCGCCCCGGGGTCCGCCCCCGGGGCATGGCGGATCATGTGCACGTCCAGGCGCTCTGCCCACGTCCCCAGCTGCTCGATGGCGGCCGCCCGGAAGGTGTCGGCCGCCGCCAGGACGACGCTGTGGCCCTCGTCCTGCAGGAAGCGGGCCAGCTTGGCAATGGAGGTGGTCTTCCCGGTCCCGTTGACCCCGGTGACGAGCCAGACGCTGGGGGCCTTCTCGGCGAAGCGGAAGGTGCGGTCGGTGCGCTCCAGGATGCCGACCAGCTCGGCGCGGAGGGCCGCGCCCAAATCCTCCGGCTTCAGGCGCTGGCGGCGGAGGGACTCCAGGATGGCATCGGTGGCCTGCACCCCGACGTCCGCCCGGATGAGCGCCTCCTCGATCTCGTCCCAGGCCTGGTCGTCCAGCTTGCCCCGGCCCACAATCGCCACGAGCTTGTCGCCGATGGCCTGCCGGCTTTTCGTGAGGCTGCGGAGCAGGCGGGCGGCCCGGCTCTCCTTGGGCGGGGCGACCGGCGGTGTCGGGGGGCTCTCCGCTACGGGCGGAGCGGGCGGAGCGGGCGGAGCCGCAACCGGCGGTGCTTTGGGGGGAGCCGCAACCGGCGGCGCCGGTGGAGCCTTCGGTGGGGCGGTCGGTGCCTTTGGTGGAGCGCCGGGCGCCTTTGCTTCCGGCTTCGGTGCCGGCTTGGGCGGGGCGGGTGGCTTCGCCGGCGGCGCCTTGGGTGGAGCGGCACTCCCTGACCGCCCTACCGCGACACCAATGCCCATCACGATAAACGTGACGAGAGCGCACGCGATGATAAAGCCAACTGGGAACGTCATTGCAGTGTAGTTACCCCCCCGACGGCAACAGGCTCTGGGAAGCCCCCTCGCCGACCCGTCCGGATCCCGCTTGGTGCCCACCCACCCCGGGCGGGGCGCTCAGGCGCTCCGAGATTACCCGGCTGGCCCCGTCCGAGCGAACGGAGACGCCGTAGAGCACGTCGGCGACCTCCATCGTCCGTTTCTGGTGGGTGACGACGATGAGCTGCGACGATCCCCGGAAGTCCTGCAGCAGGCCCAGGAAGCGGTGGAGGTTGACGTCGTCCAGGGCCGCCTCGACCTCGTCCAGCACGTAGAAGGGGGAGGGGCGGGCCCGGAAGATGGCGAACGCCAGGGCCAGCCCTGCCAGCGCCCGCTCGCCGCCCGAGAGCAGCGAGAGCCGGCGGAGGCTCTTGCCTCCCGGCTTGGCCTCGACCTCCACCCCGGTCTCCAGCGGGTTGGCCGGGTCGGTCAGGCGCAGGCGGCCGGAGCCGCCGGGGAAGAGGGCGGCGAAGACCTGCTCGTATTCCCGGGCCACGTCGGCGAAGGCAGTACCGAACAGCTCGTGGATCCGCTCGTCGACGCCCGCCACGACTTTGAATAGGTCCCGGCGGCTCGACTTCACATCGGCGATCTGTTCGGTCAGGAACTGCTCACGTTCCGAGAGCGCCTCGAACTCCACGGCGGCCAGGGGGTTCACCCGGCCCATGCCAGCCAGGTCCCGCTCCAGCCGGGCCTGGCGGCGGGCGAGGACCTCGGTGGCCGATGCCGCGGTCCGGTCCCACGGATCCTGGAGCAGGCTGGGGTCCTCCTCCTCCAGGCGCCGGCCGAAGCGTGCCACCAGGCCCTCGACGTCGCGCTCCCCGGCTGCCAGTTGCTCCTCGACAATCCGGCCGCGGATGCGGAGCTCGGCCCGGGAGAGGTCCTCGGCGCGGGCCTCCTCGCGGAGGCGCTCGAGCTGCCGGGACTGGGCGCTGCGCCGTGCCTGCAGGTCCCCGACCAGCGCCTCCGCCTCCCCCGCCTCCCGGCCCGCGAGCACGTGGCGCTCTTCGGCCTCGGCCAACCACTCCCCCGCTGCCCGTACCAGCCCGCTGGCCTCGAGCCCCACGGTGCGGGCCCGTTCGAGCCGGGCGGCCAGCTCCGCCCGCAGGCCCCCGATGGCCGCGGCCCGCTCGGCGGCCTCCTCCCCGGCCGCCCGCAACTCGGAGCACCGCTCAACCAGGAGCCGCCAGCGCTCCGCCGCCCGGGCGGCGACCAACCGGGCCTCGTCGTAGGCCGCCCCCGCCTCGGAGCGGACGCGGGCAGCGGCACCCTGCTCGTCGGCGTGCTCGTGGACGTCCCGGCCGGCCGCCTCGGCCCGCTGGTCGGCGGCCGCCGAAGCCACCCGCAACTCCGCCAGGCGGGCGGCCAGCGAGGCGATCGCCCCCGATCCCCGGTGATCGGCCTCGACCAGCACGGCGGCCTCCCGCTCCAGAGCGTGGAGCTCGCGCTCCGCCGAGGCCGCCCGGTCGATGGCGGCAGCGATGTCGGCATCTGCCTTGTTCAGGGTTGCGGTGGCCACCTCGGCGGCCCGGCGGCGCTCGGCGATGGCCGCGTCGATCCCGGACAGCCGGTCCCGGGCAGCACTGAGCACCGCCTCGGCCTGGGCTGCTCGGGCGGCGGCCGCGGCCGAGGTCCGCACCAGGAGCCGGCCCGTGGCCATGACCCCAGCGAGGGTGACGAAGACGACGTCGGGCCGCTCGGCAGCGAGGCGGGCGGCCTCCTCGGTGGAACCGGCGACGTAGACGCCTCCCAGGGCGGACTCGCCGTGCTCGTCGTTGGGCGCCACCAGCTCCACCAGCGCATCCCCGGCGAAGCCGGCCTCCACCCGGGTGTCGCCGATCAGCAGGCCGAGGGGCTCGCCGCCCCCCGCCGCGGTCAGCACCCGCTCGGCCGCCGCCGGGTCGGCGACCACCAGGACGCTGCTCGCGGGACCCACGAGGGCCTCGAGCGCGGCCTTGGACTCCTCGGGAACCTCTACGAGGTCGGCCAGGACGCCCAGGACCCCCTCCAGGCCCATGGAGGCCAGCCGGCGCACCTCCCGGGGCGACGCTCCCGCGCGGACCTGCGCCCGGGCCCGCCAGGTCGCGGCCTCCCGCTCGGCCTCACCTAAGGCGTCCAGCGCGGCCTGGCGCTCGGCGGTGGCCGCCTCGAGGCGGTCCTCCAGCTCGGCCAGCGCCTCCATCTCCGGCGCCTCGGCGTCCTCGAGGGCGGCCAGCGCCGCGGTCGACTCCTCCAGCACTGCGGCGGCCGACTGGCGGGCGCCGTCCACCACGCCCCGGCGCTCCGCAGCCCGGGCCTGCTCCCGCTGGGCGGCCTCAAGTGCAGCGGTCCCTGCCGCCAGCTCCCCGCGCAGCTTGACCGTCTCGGCCTGCGCCTCGCGCTGGGCGGCGCGCAGGGGGGCGAGCCGCTCCTGCACCTGGGCCAGTGCCGCCTCGGCGGCCGTGCGCGCCGCCAGGCGGTCCGCTGCCCGGGCCTCCGCCGCCTCGGCGGCCTCGGTGGCCTCGTCCAGGGCGGGCTGGGCCGCCGCCAGCTCCCGGGCCAGCTCGTCGAGCCGGGCCTGGGCGCCCGCCTCAGTGATACCGGCGAGCTCGGCCTCCAGCGTGCGTTCCCGCTCGTGCGCCAGTCGGGCCAGGGCCTGGCACCGGTCCACGAGGCGGTTCAGGGACCACGCGACCTCCCGGGCGGCCTCCCGGCGCACGGCCGCCTGCTGGCGGCCGGACCCGGCTGCCTCCAGCGCGGTCTCGACCTCCTGCACCTCCCGTTCCAGCGCCCGGATGGGGGCCTCGAGGTCGCGGTCCCCGGCCGGGCCGAGGGCCTGGCGGAGCTCGAACAGCTCCCGGGCCCCGGTCACGACCCGCACCCGCTCGAGCTCATCGACCATCGCCGCGTGGCGCTGCGCCAGCTCGGCCTGCTCCCGGAGGGGCCGGAGCAGCCGCCGCACCTCGGAGAGGACGTCGCCCAGCCGGACGAGGTTGGCGTCCGCCGCCGCGATCCGGCGCAGGGCCCGCTCCTTGCGCCGGCGGTGCTTGGCGATCCCGGCGGCCTCCTCGATGGCCGACCTGACCTGGGTGGCGTCGGCGGTCAGGAGCTCGTCGAGCTGGCCCTGGCCGATGATCGTGTGCTGCTCACGCCCGATCCCGGTGTCGGACAGCACCTCCCGGACGTCGAGGAGGCGGCAGGGTTGGCCGTTGAGGCGGTATTCGGACTCACCCGAGCGGAACAGGGTCCGGGCGATGGTCACCTCGGAGAACTCCAGCGGGAGGCGGCCGGCCGAGTTGTCGATGGTGAGGCAGACCTCGGTCATCGCCAGGGCCGGCCGGTGGGGCGACCCGGCGAAGATCACGTCCTCCATCCGCCCCCCGCGCAGCGAGCGCGGCCCCTGCTCGCCCAGCACCCATGAGATGGCATCGATGAGGTTCGACTTGCCGGACCCGTTGGGGCCGACGATCACGCTGATGCCGGGCTCAAGCGCCAGCGTGGTGCGGTCGGCGAAGGATTTGAAGCCGCGCAGAGTCAGGGTCTTGAGGAACATCTGGGCCCGATGCTAATCGATGTCGGCCGCGATAACACCGGTGTAATTTCAAGAGTGGGAAGATCCGTTCGGCTATGCTCCCGCCCCGACGTGCCTGAGCTCATTCCCCGCCTCGCCACCGCCGCCACCACGAAGATCGTCCTGGTGGTGATCGACGGCCTGGGCGGGTTCCGGTCCGACGCCCGGGGCTCCGAGCTCCACGCCGCCCGCACCCCCAACCTGGACCGGCTGGCGGCAGAGGGCTCCAGCGGCCTGCATACCGTGATCGCCCCGGGCGTGACCGCGGGCAGCGGGGCGGGCCACCTGGCGCTGTTCGGGTACGACCCGCTGGTCTATGAGCTCGGCCGGGGGGCGCTCTCGGCCGCCGGGGTACAGTTCCCGCTGAAGGCGGGCGACGTGGCCGCCCGGGTCAACCTGTGCACCCTCGACGATGCCGGGATCGTGATCGACCGGCGGGCCGGCCGGATCGCCACCGAAGAGAACGCCCGCCTGCTCGCCCGGCTCCGGGAGAAGCTGCAGGCCCCCGAGGGGGTTGAGGTCTTCCTGGAGACCGAGCGCGACCACCGGGCGCTGCTGGTCCTGCGGGGCCCGGGTCTCTTGCCCGACCTGGAGGACAC of the Actinomycetota bacterium genome contains:
- the rplS gene encoding 50S ribosomal protein L19, giving the protein MDKTDALLRPVLREDLPDFRPGDTVKVHVRVSEGGKERIQVFQGVVIRRQGSSVRETFTARKISFNNVGVERTFPVHSPMIAKLEIVTHGDVRRAKLYYLRSRVGRAAKVKEKRI
- the trmD gene encoding tRNA (guanosine(37)-N1)-methyltransferase TrmD, coding for MRFDVITIFPEVFAPFLSASLLGKAVQAGIVEVGVHNLRDWGVGPHRKVDDEPFGGGAGMVMAAGPILEAVAAVRREGARVVLLAAAGRRFDQQLASELAGAPQVVLVCGRYEGIDDRVTGLAGAESVSVADVVLAGGEVPALLVVEAVARLVPGVLGNLESLTEESFTGGLLEYPQYTRPAELAGARVPEVLLSGDHGRVADWRRRERLRRTLALRPELLAGADLTEADRAQLAAWEGESPGE
- a CDS encoding KH domain-containing protein; the protein is MGSRDTLEYLVSWLVEHPDDVRVEEEDSGRTVIYDLFLHPDDVGRVIGRSGRVARAIRTVVKAAAAKENRNALVEIVD
- the rpsP gene encoding 30S ribosomal protein S16, which codes for MVKIRLRRIGKKGAPTYRVVVADARSPRDGRFIENIGRYDPGPNPSEIEIDGPKALDWISKGAQPTESVTRLLEVAGVIPKAKA
- the ffh gene encoding signal recognition particle protein encodes the protein MFDTLGDRLDSIFKKLRSKGRLTDKEIDEALREIRVALLEADVALPAVRAFLNRVKDAALGEEVLKSLSPGQQVVKIVHEELIAMLGGKTAGLARAAKPPTVILLAGLQGSGKTSTAAKLGALLRRQGQRPLLVAADLQRPAAIRQLQVLGEQAKVAVHAETGETDPVAVVRRALEEGRRDADVVILDTAGRLHVDPEMMDQVARVHAVAQPDEVLFVLDAMTGQDALVSAKAFAETIPLTGIILTKLDGDARGGAALSAVTVTGKPIKFAGIGEKLGDLEPFHPDRIASRILGMGDVLTLIEKAEAAVSKEDAEVQARKILEASFTLEDFLSQMQQVRKMGGIGSLIKMLPGIPGVGRLKDGMIGDADMSRIEAIIRSMTPKERTDPRIISGSRRSRIARGSGTHVREVNELLKQFEQVRKMMRGFTRGKGKKGRPGAIGLPPGFGL
- the ftsY gene encoding signal recognition particle-docking protein FtsY; amino-acid sequence: MAIVGRGKLDDQAWDEIEEALIRADVGVQATDAILESLRRQRLKPEDLGAALRAELVGILERTDRTFRFAEKAPSVWLVTGVNGTGKTTSIAKLARFLQDEGHSVVLAAADTFRAAAIEQLGTWAERLDVHMIRHAPGADPGAVVFDAVEYAIARSIDVVLVDTAGRLHTKSPLMEELKKVRRIAERKAQVAEVLLVLDATVGQNGIAQARTFGEAVSVTGVVLTKLDGSAKGGIVVAVQEELGIPVKAVGVGEGMTDLELFDAASFVDALVGTD
- the smc gene encoding chromosome segregation protein SMC, producing MFLKTLTLRGFKSFADRTTLALEPGISVIVGPNGSGKSNLIDAISWVLGEQGPRSLRGGRMEDVIFAGSPHRPALAMTEVCLTIDNSAGRLPLEFSEVTIARTLFRSGESEYRLNGQPCRLLDVREVLSDTGIGREQHTIIGQGQLDELLTADATQVRSAIEEAAGIAKHRRRKERALRRIAAADANLVRLGDVLSEVRRLLRPLREQAELAQRHAAMVDELERVRVVTGARELFELRQALGPAGDRDLEAPIRALEREVQEVETALEAAGSGRQQAAVRREAAREVAWSLNRLVDRCQALARLAHERERTLEAELAGITEAGAQARLDELARELAAAQPALDEATEAAEAAEARAADRLAARTAAEAALAQVQERLAPLRAAQREAQAETVKLRGELAAGTAALEAAQREQARAAERRGVVDGARQSAAAVLEESTAALAALEDAEAPEMEALAELEDRLEAATAERQAALDALGEAEREAATWRARAQVRAGASPREVRRLASMGLEGVLGVLADLVEVPEESKAALEALVGPASSVLVVADPAAAERVLTAAGGGEPLGLLIGDTRVEAGFAGDALVELVAPNDEHGESALGGVYVAGSTEEAARLAAERPDVVFVTLAGVMATGRLLVRTSAAAAARAAQAEAVLSAARDRLSGIDAAIAERRRAAEVATATLNKADADIAAAIDRAASAERELHALEREAAVLVEADHRGSGAIASLAARLAELRVASAAADQRAEAAGRDVHEHADEQGAAARVRSEAGAAYDEARLVAARAAERWRLLVERCSELRAAGEEAAERAAAIGGLRAELAARLERARTVGLEASGLVRAAGEWLAEAEERHVLAGREAGEAEALVGDLQARRSAQSRQLERLREEARAEDLSRAELRIRGRIVEEQLAAGERDVEGLVARFGRRLEEEDPSLLQDPWDRTAASATEVLARRQARLERDLAGMGRVNPLAAVEFEALSEREQFLTEQIADVKSSRRDLFKVVAGVDERIHELFGTAFADVAREYEQVFAALFPGGSGRLRLTDPANPLETGVEVEAKPGGKSLRRLSLLSGGERALAGLALAFAIFRARPSPFYVLDEVEAALDDVNLHRFLGLLQDFRGSSQLIVVTHQKRTMEVADVLYGVSVRSDGASRVISERLSAPPGVGGHQAGSGRVGEGASQSLLPSGG